A window of Candidatus Omnitrophota bacterium contains these coding sequences:
- a CDS encoding SDR family NAD(P)-dependent oxidoreductase has product MTDKRIVAVFGGSGGIGSAICKLLSADMTVYATFYEDKTELDNVRFENCDVSKEASVESFIRTVIDSEGRVDCVVNAVTSGLKLLPFDKLGYNDYLDALKVDALGGINIIKHALPYIKQNRGLIVTMLSTAAEGVPPARMSAYITSKYALKGFIKCVRAELRGDDVRIITLSPSFVETDLISVFPNKLLDIERAKLPGKTFIQPEDLARLIKRMIQQPVLFTQQDVVINNREDVLKYV; this is encoded by the coding sequence ATGACGGATAAGAGGATTGTGGCTGTTTTTGGCGGTTCCGGAGGGATCGGTAGTGCGATATGCAAACTGCTGTCGGCAGATATGACGGTATATGCTACTTTTTATGAGGATAAAACAGAGTTGGACAACGTCAGGTTTGAAAATTGCGATGTATCAAAGGAGGCAAGCGTAGAGTCCTTTATACGGACGGTAATTGATTCGGAAGGAAGGGTGGATTGCGTGGTTAATGCCGTGACATCCGGGCTAAAACTGTTGCCTTTTGATAAACTTGGTTATAACGATTACCTGGATGCGCTTAAGGTTGATGCCTTAGGGGGAATTAATATAATAAAACATGCCCTGCCTTATATTAAGCAGAACAGAGGCCTCATTGTAACCATGCTGTCAACAGCCGCTGAAGGTGTCCCGCCTGCCAGGATGTCCGCGTACATTACGTCTAAATATGCGCTTAAGGGATTCATAAAATGTGTACGGGCTGAATTAAGAGGGGATGATGTAAGGATAATAACGCTGTCGCCGTCTTTTGTGGAAACGGACCTTATCTCCGTATTTCCTAATAAGTTACTGGATATTGAGAGGGCGAAACTTCCGGGTAAGACCTTTATTCAGCCGGAAGACCTAGCCAGGCTTATTAAAAGGATGATTCAGCAACCTGTCCTGTTTACACAGCAGGACGTGGTTATTAATAATAGAGAGGATGTCCTGAAATATGTCTGA
- a CDS encoding MaoC family dehydratase, translating to MVFMKVKYSDFKIGDTFSFKKVITLSDVDYFVGLSGDFNPIHMDDEFARDNGFERRIVHGMLLAGLFSRLIGMHCPGKYGLYLSQTLNFKHPVFCGEEVAVRGEITGKNDAIRVMTLRTEIARGEQKVVTGEAKVRVLYDG from the coding sequence ATGGTATTCATGAAAGTGAAATATAGCGATTTCAAAATAGGGGACACCTTTAGCTTTAAAAAGGTCATCACATTATCAGATGTTGATTACTTTGTCGGCCTTAGTGGAGATTTCAATCCTATCCATATGGATGATGAATTTGCGCGCGACAATGGTTTTGAGAGAAGGATAGTCCACGGTATGCTTTTGGCCGGCCTGTTTTCAAGATTGATAGGTATGCATTGCCCCGGTAAATACGGCCTTTACCTGAGTCAGACCCTTAATTTCAAGCATCCCGTATTTTGCGGCGAAGAGGTTGCTGTGCGGGGAGAAATAACGGGAAAAAACGATGCGATAAGGGTAATGACCTTAAGAACGGAGATAGCGCGTGGAGAACAGAAGGTTGTTACCGGAGAGGCCAAGGTGAGGGTGCTATATGACGGATAA
- a CDS encoding acyl carrier protein — MSRLKRILSKVLNIPEESIGDETSPAKVESWDSFNALLIVSELESSYSISFTMEEVTGVKCVADIKRQLIRHGIHESEI, encoded by the coding sequence ATGAGCAGATTAAAAAGAATATTATCCAAGGTGCTGAACATCCCGGAAGAGAGTATCGGTGACGAGACCTCTCCGGCAAAGGTTGAGTCCTGGGATTCTTTTAACGCCCTTCTTATCGTTTCTGAGCTGGAAAGCAGTTACAGCATCTCATTTACCATGGAGGAAGTAACTGGTGTAAAATGCGTTGCCGACATCAAAAGGCAGCTGATAAGGCATGGTATTCATGAAAGTGAAATATAG